AAGAGTGTAGCTCTGCAACTTTACTTCCGTTAAGGCTTATTTCTATCATTCTCCTAATGCCGTTACGATAATCGTTATAGAAACTGAGACAGTGTAACAATTCACCTATATCCCATTCTCTCATTTCCTTTCTTACCTTACTCAGAATTATAGTCCTCAGTCCTCTACTTTGGGCTGTAATACCTAAAGCTTTATCTGCAGTTATTAATACTACGTTATCCTCTACATTTTTCTTTATCTCTAACGCCTCGTTTATTAATCCCATATCCCCTGATGATTTAACTTGTGATGTTATAGGAGGGACATGAAGTGACCTATAACTTAACATTCCCAAAAGGAATTTTACTTTATTTTCGTCAATTTTCTGAGTATCTTGAGCAGTATGATTATAAAGCTCATTAAACGTATTCTTAGATGAAAGTAATCTAAAACCGTATTTTCTACTGTAAACTAAACTCCTTAACCTATTACCTAATTTAATATAAACATTAGTATCAGCTAAGAATAAACTTCCTCTCTCCGCCTCTTTAATTATGTCCTTCTCCTCTTCGTATCTAAGTTTTCCAGATCTAAATAAACAGATCTCTTCAATTTCGTCAGGATTTTCTAAATCTACGTTATTTATCTCAACATTGCCGTGAAGTCTTAGAATATTTATGAAGGCCCTAAGTGAATTAACATTTAACAAACTCTCAACCTCATTCACGTTTTGCGTTAAAGGTGGATCGTAAGGTATATCATCCCCAGTCCTAATGTTTATAACTTTTAATTGCTCGAAGGGAACGTAACCAAATATATTATAACCCTCTCTTTCATCCTTCAAGTAAACGTATCTAATTTCTTCAGCCCTACTGTAATAGGTTGCACTTAATGCCATGTATTTTCTTCCTGGTGTGATATCAAATACGTTAATCTCCTCGTTTTTTATCTTTTCTCTCCACAGCTTAATACCCTCTCCTATGACCTTCTCCTCTATTAATGCCTTTACACCTAAATACTCTAATACTTTTTCCATCCCTTTAATGTCCTTTTTCGGAGGATCCTCCCTAAATATTATAATCTTATTTGGCTTCAATCCAGTAAAAATTTCCGTTAATATCGCGTTAATTGTAGTAACTGATTTATCAGATCCTAACGTAGCAAGAATTAACATTAAGTTATTAATAGGTTTTGAAGGTAAATTAATTTTTTAACGATGACCAGTGCCTGATAGTAATTAAATGCAATATTCTTTAATTTATCATATATATATATTTAATTAATTTTTTATATAAATAATATTATTTTTCATGAGCTAATGATAGTAAGATATTAAGTTACGAATGAATAAGTGTAGTTATAAAAGCGTGCTCATCGTTATACTCTGCGTGAAATTCTCATAAATGTAGCTAAATGTAGAATAATTGGTATAGTTTTAGCACTTCATTATTTTATATAATTTAAAATCATTTATGAACGTATTATAAACTTAAGGA
The genomic region above belongs to Saccharolobus caldissimus and contains:
- a CDS encoding PIN domain-containing protein, producing MLILATLGSDKSVTTINAILTEIFTGLKPNKIIIFREDPPKKDIKGMEKVLEYLGVKALIEEKVIGEGIKLWREKIKNEEINVFDITPGRKYMALSATYYSRAEEIRYVYLKDEREGYNIFGYVPFEQLKVINIRTGDDIPYDPPLTQNVNEVESLLNVNSLRAFINILRLHGNVEINNVDLENPDEIEEICLFRSGKLRYEEEKDIIKEAERGSLFLADTNVYIKLGNRLRSLVYSRKYGFRLLSSKNTFNELYNHTAQDTQKIDENKVKFLLGMLSYRSLHVPPITSQVKSSGDMGLINEALEIKKNVEDNVVLITADKALGITAQSRGLRTIILSKVRKEMREWDIGELLHCLSFYNDYRNGIRRMIEISLNGSKVAELHSYYHLQERRVKVRVADKRYNYPKILEILSDILAT